The window ATCAGCTCTGTGTATCGAGTCTCAAAGCTCACAGCTCTGGTGTGTGGATCTCCAGGAGAATCCTGATCCTCCAAATTTCTTGTAGATTCAGACACACCACCTCTGTGTGTCTCATGGAGGCCTGAAAGTGATAAAGAGaacttgtgaaaaagaaaaaaaaaacttgccagCTGATCCAGCTCCTTGTAGTCAGGGTCACTGAACTTGAGGAGGCAGCTAACCTGTGGTCCAGTAGGAGATTACAGATCTTTCCCATGTGTCTTTTAGGAGGATATCATGCACCCAGTATATGGTCAGACTGCCTACCTGATGGACATTTGGGACACCTCCATGGAAAAGTGAATCGGCTGCTGGCAAAGGAAGGGGTGGATTTAGATCTCATTGGCCATACAGGAACAAAAGACAAATGTGTGGGCAGAGTGACACTTTGACAATCCTGGAGTGCCAAACTTAGGAGTGGAACTGACACGGTGTTCATCTCTGATGCTCTGACTTTTCAGTCCATATAAGACTGAGGGGATTAGAAAGTTTAAACGTGTGACTCATCTTGGGGTAGGATAGAAGGGCAttggtttatggggcattgggatgaCTTGATAAGATGCATTTGATCAGGAGGGACACCAGTGTGGGAGTGTGGGGGGTGTTAGGTGGGACATATAAGTAGATAACTCAAAGATGAGGGTGGGGGAGAAGGTAGCAGGGAGGTCAGGACATTCCTGGTTTCATATAAATGGAAAATACATAATTTCACATAAATTTCTACTCAAAGAGTCAAAGATAATTGAGTAATACATTTAAATCGCTGGCCTTAAAtgccatgaaaaaaataataaactgtatgAGTAGTTCTGTGTAACTGAACAAACAGTGGACTGAGAAAGTATTCTGACTCCATCCATTTCTGTAAATTTTACTAtgttacagatttaattttaaacagatacatttttgcCTGTCCATCAACAGgggaataacccataatgacaaagtgaaaacatgatttaataaatatcaaaaacCGTAATCTCTCATTAATACAAGTGTTTAGATACTTAACTAAATACTTTGAAGATGCCCTTTGGCAAAATTTCCAGTTTCAGATCTTCTTGCTAAGTGTCtagaagctttgcacacctggatttggtcaGTTTATCCTATTATTcctggtagatcctctcaagctccattagattggatggtaaATGTctctaaactgccatcttcaggtttctccacTCATGTTCTATGGGGTATAAGACTGGGATTTGGTTGACCCacacaaggacactcagagacttgtccagaAGCCACTCGAGTGTTTTGGACTTTATGCTTTGGATCACTGAACAGTCACCCCAGTCTCAGGTGAAGTGATCTCTGCAGCAGGATTTCTTTATTAAACTTTCTGGATTTGTCTGCATTCCCTCAATTCTGGcctgtctccctgtccctgcaccACCAAAGCAACATGTTGTCACCACCAACCTTCAGTACTGGAATGGTACTACACAGATAATGAGCAGAGCCTGGTCTGACAGACAAAGTGCTTgatgttcagtttttgtctccccAGAGATTCTTTCTTCCTCATGCGTTTAGAGTTCTTAATATTGTCAAATGTCTTTTACTTAATAAGGGCTTCCATCTAGCAAATCTCTGAAAGTTACCTGATAGATGGATTGCTGCTGAGATGGATATCCTTCTGGCAGGTTCTTCCatatcagcagaggacttctgaagcttgtgatggatggccggctacagaTTCTGGccgccacccccaggccaccagcaggagctctccggacagcaggaATGTACGCCGAGTTCCAGcggggcctcatggactctgtagtttttatacacagccctgctggataccttgggggccactgggagtCACTGTatgggggctagtgggctcttatgtgccctataacccgggagtacgtcatggtcacatgacaggaagaaacgacgtgctcccgggttgaagaaaaggactgtttaccctggcccggaagcaataaggacttgtggggttTGAATAGGAACCACTttcgggtcagggggtataaaggactccggggaagaccagtacactgagctgagctgggaggtagggtggcgaagtgtctgggagaggaggagtgattattgtattattgtagtgatttattgtatgagtagtgtggagtggagggtgcttggtgaactgtataagaagaaaataaagaagtcttgtacttttaaccggtgtttggagtggtacctgagggttcaagaggtggatcggaacctcaactgctacaagcTCTAAGAGTGATTGTTAGATTGTCAGTCACCTCCTTGACTGAGGCCATTCTTACACAGCTACTCAGTCTGACTGGAAAGAAAAGTCTCCATGAAGAGTCCTGGTGTTCTTAGATTTCTTCCATTACACAATAAGtgtggccactgtgctcttgtgaacactcaaagctttacaaatgactTTACCCCTTGGCTTCATTCCATGTTTCAGTACCACTTGattatggaggtctacagagagctccttggacttcatgacttgttttttgtcctgacatgcagtgtgaattgttggaAATTCTATACACAGAGACACGTGTGCCTATCTGAAGGACGTCCAATCAATTCAGGGGgacacaggtggactctaatcaagttcttgaaacatctcaaggagaattaaaacaaacaaaaggcaCCTGAGAACAACCTGGACTGTCACAGCAAAAGGTCTAAAGACTTCCAGgaatgaaacatttcagtttttgattgtaaacatttttttgcaaacctttttaaaaacatgagGTCACTTTGTCGTTAAGGGTTATTGAATTTACCATGAAAGGCAGAAATGgccaatttctccatttcaaattaaaatgtaaaacacagtaaagtgtgcagaaagtaaaggggtctgaatacgtcCTGAATCCACGGCATTGATAATATTACAgcagtagtgagaagttaagctaAATGaccattttattggctaactagaaagattacaaaatgtaagcttatgaggcaactcaggccccttcttcatgcagCATGTTGATTACAAAGGTGTGGGAGTCACCAagtatataaaacacaatttaaatgtaaAGCGTCTTCAGTTAGATGGTGAGCTACAGCTTAGTGAGGATGTTTGGTACAACGAGACAGCATTAGGGGTCAAGGCCTCAAATTTGGAGTGTGTTACAGACCACCTAATAACATCAATAGTATCAATATAcatcattttataatattaaaaacaccAGTTTAAAGGGGGATTTACAGTCATGGAGGGCTTTAATTACCTGAACGTTAACTGGGCTAACTTTACAAATAACAGAGCACAAGAACAGAAGTTTATAGACGTAATGAGtgactgttttaattctgtatctTAAATCTTCTGAGCCACATGTGGTTTCTTCCTTCATCACATGAAAAGGTCCTCCATAAGCCTCCTGTATGTCAACTTGTTTCTGTTagtaatgcagcctatgatggaggagtcatctgagaatttctataCATGGTGAGTGCTGGTATTGTAGTGGAACTCTTTTGTGCCGAGAGTAAACAGGAAGAGAGACAGGACAGCTCCCTGAGGTACTCCAGTAATACactccaccatttctgacacacagtcccttagcctcacaaactgctgtctgttggtcaggtagtccatgaccctggagattgtgggggcatcaagatgcaaAGTCTTGAGTGTTTCCCCAgtcaatgaggcagaatggtgttaaagacATTGAACAAACTCAAAGAACATTATTCTGACTGTGATGCCAGCTTTTTTCAAGTGGGAGTAAATTCTGTGGAGATCAGAGCATCCTCAACATCTACATGTGTCTGATAAGCAAACTGGAGATGATTGAGATGTTCTGAAATCAGAGGTTAGAGCAGTTTGAGGACCAGCCTCTCAGAGATCTTCATGATGTATGTAGTAAGAGCAactgaagtccttgggatcactgaATCACAACAGTACATGTGAGGAACAGGAGTGCCAGTGACCAGCCAGCGTGTGTTTGGATGAGGAGATCGTGTCTCACTAGTGAGGTGAAGTTGTATGAGGAAGGAACAAAAGCAGATGACTAGAGAGGTGTAAAAGAAGTGAGAATAAAGGGCACATTCTGTTGGTGAATTGACTCAAACACAAGAAGTAAAGAGATGTGGGGTGAGGAACCttagtattacatgtaggaaataaacattttagattaaaataCACAATCAGAGGTCAGAAACTTGAAAGAATAAAGTCCTGGGAAGTGTAGTTTAATGCACATCACTTACATCAAGACAGTGGATAGAGGCCATGAATAAGGCAACAGGATGCCAGGTCATATAGCGCCCccgtgtggagcacaagtcacgTTAGGTTATACTAAAGCTttatgacacactggtgaggcctcatctggagtgttgtgtgcagttttgatcttcaGGCACATAAAGTCTGTTATAGCAgtaaagaaagtccagagaagatcaacaaggctgattcaggactgAGAGGTCTGCACTATGAGgacagactgaaggagttgaaccttttcagcttAAACAGAGGCAGGTGAAGATgtcataaattaaatttttaacgttatgaacattttattttattatattagatGGAAAGTTGATAAGGGTAAATATCACACAGATGTTAATGTTTTTCTCCAGAAAGAGAACAACAGACACAAGAAaaaagtgtggtggagagtaagaCTTTAGGACCCTCAGAATCTGACAATTttggaaaatattaaaagaataagatTAGTGAACTTATTGagatgaatggcctgatctcgtcacaattgttttaaatttatttgtaacTGAGGAGCAGAGTCCTGGAGGAGCTGATGACTGGAGACACAAAACCAGTGGCTTACCTTTAATACGAGCATCAATGGGAGTGGGCTGGAGACTGGCCTGAATGTTCATCAAGAGGTCTGGTCCTGGTGAAATAAGAAGAAGAGTCAGTTATAACAGTAAAGGGTAAAATTAACAAAGGTATACACAAGTACACAGTGAGGTATACAactagaaaaatatcaaaaacgaAGGTGCACTTTGTCTGGCAACAATGAAGAGTTAACGTCTGAAAGTAAAGAACAAATCACCAATGTGTGTCCATATTGGAGTCTGAAATTAActgtccaggaaaaaaaaaacaagaaaatgacacACCAAACAGTTTTAGGAACAACAGACATATTGTGTGTTTATCATGCTGAGGAGATCAGGACGCAAAGTAGAGAGCAGGGACTCTTTACTGAGGCCTCAGGGGAACAACAAGCTTCATGGGGATCTGAGGAAGAAACGTCTGAAAATACAAACATGATAAGCATGAGTGTGGGCATCTGGGGGCATCTGAAGCTCAAGTTTACACACACGGACATCAATGGTGTCAAAAAACAACAGAATCTGTAACTTcctgttaaagaaagaaaaataaaatcttattacTGATCATCCTGGAGGGCTGTAGGTATAGGCTTATAAAGTGTAGAAGGGGAGACATGCAAATCAAATGTGCTGTCATGATATGTGGCACATAGGTGACAGTAGCACACCAGTTACTAAATAATATGGTGGGACCACTGACCCCTTGTAAAGACTTTAATAAAACCTAAAAGATATTAGGAAGTCTTGACATTGACAGCCATCAAGCAGACATCTCGGTGTAAGTGACGGACCTGACAGTTGTGTGTCCAGTGGCCTACAGACAGTAATGTCGTGTTTGGTGTTCCTGTGACTCTCACTTTGTCTCATTTTGTGATTTCTACACATTCATTGTTTTGCTAACTCTTAAGACTCCATTAACTCACCACCCTCTGTCACCTCCTTCAGTATTCTTGTCATGTTCGGTGAAGGAAATCTCACAAGTTCTTCAGCCAGCGCCTCCCACAGGCTCACCAGTACCACACTGTCCATCTTCATTATGTCACTGATGAAGGACTCCACACCTGCTCGCCCCTCAGACTTTTCCTTGGCTTTGAATCTCTGAAAGACAAGCAAGTGACCAGAGGGCTACTTTAGAAAAGACCACTGAAGGAGCAGAGCAGAGTGGTCAGTAGGGTCTGATGACCTCACAATAGCAGAAATACCTGCTATGGAGGGTCAGGCAGTCTCAGATGATTCTTCTGAGCTCACCATCTCTGCTCAGCTCTCTGTGCCTCGTACTGACAGGGAGACCCACCTACCTTGGCCTCATCGTTAGTGAGGATGTTCTTGGTGGCCAGGTTCTGCAGGATACTCGTGATGTCATAGTCAATCACATAAGCCAGGTAGGGCTTGTAGAACTCAGTGATCTTGAGGAGATCCTCATGAGAGAAGGTTTGCATTACTTTAGAAAACTTGTGTGTTAAacctgaaatggaaagagaaaagatGAAAATTCAGAGATGAGGTTGTGTTGGAGGCTCAGGGATCAGAATTCAGTCTGACATGACCACCTCTTTCAGTCCTAACTAGTGGCCTCATCTATTCACACAGTAAATATGAGAGAAtaacattaatgacaggctggactggtctcataacacagtggAGCTGCTGTATATAAGAAAGCAGACTGTACTCCTTTAATATGAGTTGTGAtgtcctttacatgttctacaactatgtgatggccagtgtggtgtgctcggtcagtaatatcacttcaaaagaggacCACCACATCAATAAGCTTACGACTATAACTATACGAAATGAAATGCTAGTTATTCATTACAGAATTAATATtctttatacttacacattcatagtaaaatagctcttattatggataagcgttacagctgaatgcgttgttgtaaagaccaagaaatcgatgtgagaggaagtgccgtgtcattaaatttaacttaacttaaatgtgttcaattcacagtttagtttttttacttagaaaaagttataaaaaatgtttacattttaagaaaaataataagttaacattattcttaattttttattgaattagaattaaataatcaataaaaagggtaaaacccatttttattaattaaagtaatgattattttgcgtatagttagccattttttgttattatttttcacacatgcaaggtttattttttacagtgagtGGTGATCAAATTGAATCAAAGTCCCTTCCAGTTTCTGAtccattgctttattttgttcatcAGGTTTAGTCAGAGTTCAGTTTGGGGTTTCAAGCCTAAAACACAAATGTCCTTTTGGGTTCCTTTGTTGTGTGAAGGCGTCTCCACAGACAAGTCAGCTCATCCTTgaattttgtcttcattctcagaTGACTCAGATGACCACAATGTTGGTAGAGTTGCAGTTTTGCCCTTCGTTTTACCGTTCAGGTGGTGGTAGTGCAGTCGGCTTTCTGCTCCTCTTCTTATTCTGATTAATTATCAGGCCTTGGGTGCCACAGAAAGCCAAGCCAAATGGGACAATGCCAGCTTGTCCTACAGTGGAGTGGAGCTACTGGTGCACATCACacacaacttctgctccagcagtaagtgttttttttttccaactcttTCATCAGTGTACGTGTGTGCCTTATGTTTTTGTGACGTCTATAATTGTGTTTAACCTGTGAACTCATTACAGCACTCTGAGCCTACACTCTGTGAAGAGAGCtacacaaaataaactgaactgaactgaaatagTGACGTCACAGGATCTGCTTGTCTACTTAAAGCAGATTACTGAGGTGCTGCTGGTCGGCTATTCCCATGTTTGAAAAGTGTGGTGAGTGCAAATTCAATGTCATCTGATGTTGATGCATCCAATATGCTTGGCCTCCTAGTTTTCCTCTTGTTCTCTGGACCAATCAAAATGCACACACAGCAGGGGTGAAAATGAGACTCAACTGCTAGAGTTGGCTTTTGGGGATAACCTTCATAAGAAGTTTGGAATTCTTGAAAAACAAGCCCCCCGTTCTTAGACAACTGGCTGCAGTGCCTCTATTGTATGTCAGGTGATTTTTAAAGTTGTCTTGTTGTTCTCTGAACAGTTGGCTTAATGAATCCTGCATATGAGGGACTGAAGGGCACTAACAAGTCTGCCTCTCTTGCCAGTTGGCTTAATGAATCCTGCATATGAGGGACTGAAGGGCACTAACAAGTCTGCCTCTCTTGCCTTTTACTGGTACAAATTTACTTAGCTGTACATTTATATTAGTAATAAACTAGAAGAGCATTTAAAGGTAAAGGTGTTCAGGAGTCAAATGAggtctccgtctctctctctctctcgtgttttTGGATTCATTGTGACTTGTAGAAGGAAACCAACCAACTGCTGGGCCATTTCCTAAGCAGAATTAggaatttataaaacacaaacttgatGCAGATGTTGGTTTAAAGTTAGAGAAGCGTGTGACCATCTGTAAATCACACTCAGACTATtgtggtgttggcattttaggtATTCTAAGCAGCAGGataatgaagtgaacagaaaatcattTTTCATTACACTTTTCAATGTCAAATCAGTTACACTGTGATGTCAGTCTATTAATCCATACATCTGTTTTCTATACTCGACTCTCCTAAACCCATAACTGAACTGGGATTGAGCCATTCATCTTTGATGGTCTCTAGAATGTCAGCTCCAGGATGTCTAAATCAGCTAgtaagtcagtcatcatcatacaaaaacaaaacatataccaTTAAAAACATCTAAATGGCAGAAAATCttatattttttgtctgtttgtcGATGTGTTTTAATTGTGGTAAAATGaacactttcttattttaatacagtcatatgaaaatgtttcggaaccccttaattctttggatttttgtttatcattggctgagctttcaaagtatcaacttccttttaatatctgacatgccttatggaaacagtagtatttcagcagtgacattaagtttattcgtttaacagaaaatatgctatgtgcatcataacaaaattagacaggtgcataaatttgggcaccccaacagagatatgacatcaatacttagtcgagcctccttttataaatataacagcctctagacgctgtcctcctatagcctctgatgagtgtctgattctggatggaggtatttctgaccattcttcatacaaaatctctccagttcagttcaatttgatggctgccgagcatggacagcttgcttcaaatcaacccatagattttcaatgatattcaagtcaggggactgtgacggccctccagaacattgtacttctccctctgcatgagtgcctttgtagatttcgaactgtgttttgggtcattttctttttggaatatccaacccctgcgtaacttcaactttgtgactgatgcttgaacatcctcctgaagaatttcttgatccatccatccattattcaccgcttatccaaggtcgggtcacaggggcagcagcctaagcagggaagcccagaccttcctctccctggccacctcctccagctcctctgggaggaccccaaggcgttcccaggccagccgggagatataatccctccatcaTGTCCTAGGTCTGtcccatggccttctcccagtggggcatgcccggaacaccccccccagtgaggcgtccagggggcatcctaaccagatgacCGAActacctcaactgactcctctcaatgcggacgAGCAGCGATTCTAGTCCGAGTCTATCCCGGATAACTGAACCCCTCACCcttatctctaagggaaagtccagccaccctgcagagaaaactcatttcggccgtaTCCGTGATCTTGAtctttggtcactacccaaagttcatGGCCAtcggtgagggtaggaacatagatcgactggtaaatcgacagcctcgccttttggctcagctctctcttcaccacaacagaccgttgcagagcccacattactgtggatgccacactgatccatctgtcaacctcccactccattcttccctcactcgtgaacaagaccctgagatacttaaactcctccacttgatgcagtaatgtgttcccaacccggagagagcattccacccgtttccggctgagaaccatggcctcggatttagaggtgctgactctcatccccgccacttcacactcggctgtgaactgctccagtgagagctggaggtcactgtccgatgaagccaacagaaccacgtcatccgcaaagaGCAGAGaagagattctgaggtcaccgaagcaGACTCCCTCCACTCCTtggttgcgcctagaaattctgtcctaaaacttatgaacagaatcggtgacaaagggcagccctggcggagtccaacctcaacaggaaatgagtctgacttattaccagcaatgcggaccaagctcctgctcctcctgtacagggactgactGGATCATAACAATGAGCCTTGttccccatactcctggagcacaccccgcaggatgcttcgagggacacggtcgaatgccttctccaaatccacaaaacacatgtggacagTTGGGCAAACTCACATGCCCCCTCCTGGATCCTAGCCATGTTGTAGAGatggtccagtgttccatggccgggacggaatccgcattgttcctcttgaatccgagattcaaccatcgaccaaactctcttctccaaCACCTCTAAATAGACCTTatcggggaggctgaggagtgtgatccccctatagttggagcacatcctctggtcacccttcttaaaaatggaaccaccaccccagtttgccaatccagaggcactgcccccgatgaccatgcgatgttgcagagacatgtcaaccaggacagccccacaacatccaaaGCCTTagggaacccagggtgaaccttgtCCACCCCAGGGACCTCGCCAccttggagctttttaactaccacGGCAACCTCAGCCCCTGATATGGACAGCAAACCCCCCCCCTGcagtctgcagttgaagtc is drawn from Erpetoichthys calabaricus chromosome 1 unlocalized genomic scaffold, fErpCal1.3 SUPER_1_unloc_25, whole genome shotgun sequence and contains these coding sequences:
- the LOC114645164 gene encoding uncharacterized protein LOC114645164 isoform X1, encoding MSDDGLCKKFVSMFSRKRRSDEDIAALSGLTHKFSKVMQTFSHEDLLKITEFYKPYLAYVIDYDITSILQNLATKNILTNDEAKRFKAKEKSEGRAGVESFISDIMKMDSVVLVSLWEALAEELVRFPSPNMTRILKEVTEGGPDLLMNIQASLQPTPIDARIKGLHETHRGGVSESTRNLEDQDSPGDPHTRAVSFETRYTELMVIGQYRRTYSERHHELEKMGKTHAELIEERTKEKCE
- the LOC114645164 gene encoding uncharacterized protein LOC114645164 isoform X2 — encoded protein: MSDDGLCKKFVSMFSRKRRSDEDIAALSGLTHKFSKVMQTFSHEDLLKITEFYKPYLAYVIDYDITSILQNLATKNILTNDEAKRFKAKEKSEGRAGVESFISDIMKMDSVVLVSLWEALAEELVRFPSPNMTRILKEVTEGDLLMNIQASLQPTPIDARIKGLHETHRGGVSESTRNLEDQDSPGDPHTRAVSFETRYTELMVIGQYRRTYSERHHELEKMGKTHAELIEERTKEKCE